GCTTCTGTGAGACTAAACACAAACTTGTTTAGAGCCACGGATCCTCCCATGAGCTCATTTCAATAGAGCTTCTTCCTACACAATAGTTAACTACCTCAGCCTCTTGCAACTCATGCTACAAGGACAATATAAGTTAAACTAGTGCACTgacaactaaaaaaaaaacaccaaagagaAACCGttttagaaaaataacatttatttatttattttttacattaacaacaaacacatgtttaatCAAGCACACGACAAACGTTTTTTATAgataatttctttaaattattgtaaaaactgtttaaactgTTGGAGTCAGAGTGACTTCTGGTGATGGACAGATGTCAGGCCTGTAGTCCCATATTATTAACTTCATACAGATGACTTGTGCTGTCAGGATATGGTCAGTCTGTCCTTCAGTGATAAGTActggaggggaagaagaaaaagggaaaatgatCATTAAACAGTAAAGTCCCCACCTTTCGTGCTGTGCTGAGGACTTTTACGTATAAATTTACGTTTCGATTAACTGACTCAAACTGACACTAACTACGACTAAACTCATCTTGCTCTcggaaacaaatatttgtaagtgtcattatttgtatttctatatttttttgtaatttgttatttataaatCTTATATTTGCACTGATAAGtctaaaataaagttaaacaaacaaaaaaactaaaatttgtGTTCTGTTAAGTTATGGATGAGTGAGCAAGACACTCCAAATACATGACCACAAATCTATATAGGGTTTGGGGGTTACAGTTCGAATAATTACATACATAgacaaacatgacaaacacgaaaaacacagaattctgttttatctgagtcCAAATCTAGATTACAGTAAATGTattctttgtgtttaaataaactctagagcaaatcaaacaaacacaaagtaaacttcaagtccTGTGcgggtcctaataacttgtgatttttgatggtgtttattgttaaagtgtaaagttagggcaggtcagtgggggagtgaggagagagggcaTGCGGCCATCCGACAGTTCTTGAACGCACGCACTGGGGAAAGTATTCACCAAATTAATGCTACTTCTTTGACCTTTTGTACTGACTTATCTTCTGGGGCCACTGAATAAATTCTGCCTTGCACAGTCGAGGCAATTTTCTTTCAGCAGGAGACTGCCACTGCTGAATGACCGTAAGGAAACACTacatctctccctttctccgtctcacctTTTTCCTGCTTTCAATGGCCTGTTGAAGCCAGACCAGCTCCATGGTCAGCGTGTTTCTATGGAGACGCAGGGCCTCCGGTGTGCGTGGCACCTCCTGAGCCAAGCAATACTGCTGGGGATCTGAACAGGAGATGAGAAAATTCGAAATGACTGGTAAGGTCTCCTCGCTACACcagatgtgaaacaaaatgtgaaacaacacacacaatacaattATTATGGTTAAAATCTTTTtacttctcctcctgtttttttcGCTCCActacaaaagtgaaaaaaaaaacatcacactATGCTGAGACATCCTAACTTGTTGAGAGTACTTTTTTGCGTGTTTGGTCAATTTTCTTGAGGCCATTTAAAAATGTAGACAGAGGTCACTGACTCATCTATTGCATAGTAAACAACATCTGTTTTTCCAGTGCTTACACAAGATTTGTGTTGAAACTTTATCAATTTATTAGTCGAtagactttattttaaatttttctaGCTTCTAAAAATCTAAAGGTTTTatgcttttcacttttttatctttgtaCATTGCACATCATTGGTTTCTGTTCTTTTGGCAAAATCAAGCAATATGTAGACATCTCCTTGAGTTCTTGAAAACTGTGATGTGCTTTTTcttcacacattttaatatgttaTAAGATTATGAAAATAACGAGGCCAACTCTCACCCTGGTGACAGTGACTGTGGTTCACATCCAGCTCCAAACTGCTCCAGAGGGTGGTGGAGTCTCCTATGCTCTCCCCTGCCTCTTCATGTTTatctccctcctgctccctctgtccAGGCCCCTCCACGTCTCCATCACAGTCACTGAAAAGATGGGCTTGGCCTTTGGACCCATCTCTCTCAGCCTCTATCTTCTGCAAAAGGAGAGTCTGAGCTTCCTCTCTGTCCCGCGATGGCGCTGCTCTAGATCTCCGAGGACAGGTGCTGACATCTAGTCCTGGATCTGAAGCCTCGCTGGCATCGCTGCTAGGTCGTAGAAACGGGTCGTCCTGATGAAACATGGACATTGAAAGTATGAGAAACTCATCAAAAAGCTGATGAATGCGCCTCTCATCATAACATGTTACTTACAGTGTCTGTGAAGTGAGGGATGGGGATAACCGTGCTCGTCCACTGCAGGTGCTTCAGACCTCCATCAATCTCGTTCACTATGTCCTCAAAGTCTTCACGTGCACGACCTACTTCCCGTCTCACCAGGTATCCACGTGCACGCGCCTaatgagaagaggaggggagagcacaACTTCTTAAACTTAAAATTCAATTCAAGTAACTTTATTTAAGCGTTTGCAACTTGCGTATCATAAACTATATATACAACATACAGGAatcaaatacaacacacaacatatGTACATACATATCTACATATGTGGATCGTGTTGGTGATTGTtactctctctgaggtttctacgttttccCTGTTAATAGTGtttgttttggtagtttttccttgttgagggttaagaacagaggatgtcgcacctcgTTGAGCCCCATGAGACaaagtgtgatttgtgaatatgcgTTATACAAACAGAAAGTGATTGATGAACGAGTGATAACTACAGAAACTTGATGCTAAAACAATAGCTAACACCAGCAGCTGCTTTCAGCGGTTAGCTTAAGTAGCTAAGTGCAGCAAGATGTCTGTAGGTTTAAAGACGAAACTCGACTTTAAAGCAGGTGAGTTATTTTACGTAGTTGACGTTATTACctgaaagtgtgtgagtgtcttctcccacttcctcctctccattgCTATGGTAACGTGAAGGAGCGTGCTACGGAAAGCGGGAGAAGAAGTCAAACCTTTGATTTGGTTCCGGTgtcaaacttaaaaaataaaagcaccccGGTGCGGAATTTAACCGTGTGCGTAAACCGGTTGAATATTTAGCTAATTTTATCACCGTAAACACAGTGCAATTACAGATTTATGATAAAATCCGTATTCAATTGACCGAAATGACTCCAGAATAGGACCGTCGTCATGTACGTGGTGCTTTATCTTGGAAAACTGTTAGCGGAAGTGACCCCGCGTCTGTTGCATATTCGGTTTGTGATGTTGCTGCTCGTCACGTGTCGCTTAAAGTTTAAGTTTTTCGCCTCAAGTTAACAAACATGAGCGCCGGTTCCAACCAGAGGACTTTGTTCCAGACGTGGGGCTCCGCCGCGCCCCAAAACAAATCCGCTCAACCGAGGAAAGATGGCGTGAAAGCCGCTGGACGGCGCAGGACAACCCCGAGCAACTCATCTCAGGTCCCCGCAACACTTCCTCCTCCTAACCCCCTGTGGACTGAGATCGGTCAGGGGTCCTCACACCCGGCGCAGACCCcagtgaggacagaggagccctgtgcagatgaagatgacgatgatgatCTCATGGTGGTTGCTGTCTACGAGGCTGAAAAGAGCCTGAGACTTGACAATGCGAACTTTCCCCAAGATGACAACCCTGCAGGAGCAGAGGCCAGTGCCGGGTCTCCAGCCCCATCAGCTGGGCAGACATACCCAGAGCTCCCCGGCTTTGACAGCTCCTCAGCTAAAGTGTGGATCTACCCCACCAACTACCCCCTCAGGGAGTACCAGCTGAAGATCTCAGAGGCGGCTCTGTTCCACAACACACTGGTGTGTCTGCCCACTGGTCTGGGGAAAACCTTCATCGCCTCTGTGGTCATGTACAACTTCTACCGCTGGTATCCATCGGGGAAGATCGTGTTCATGGCCCCCACCAAACCCCTGGTGGCACAGCAGATCGAAGCCTGCTATAAAGTGATGGGGACCCCACAGGCCCACATGGCTGAGCTGACAGGtataatatgtataaatgtataaaatgcaAAAATCTATATTATCTTTAAAGGGATacttcacccaaaaatgaaattcactcatcatctactaATCACTATtccgatggaggtggtgggtgaagtgtttgagtccatgagacactttaggagtttcagggggtAATCCAAttcaattgaagtaaatggtgaccacttcttcaaacatgcctccatactgctcctgtggtgtcatccacaaattgaattggatttggctgcaacgctgtttacccctgaaactccgaaagtgttttgtggactcaaacacttcacccaccacctccatcggcgtagtgatgagtagataatgagtgaattttcattttttgggtgaaccatccctttaaggTATAACTAACAGGACAGGCTCTACCTACCCACAGGCAGCACAGCAGCAAAGCAGAGACAGGCGATATGGAGGTCCAAgcgcctcttcttcctcacccCTCAGGTGATGGTGAACGATTTGTCCAGAGGCACCTGCCCAGCGCAGCAGGTGAAGTGTGTGGTGATCGATGAGGCCCA
The sequence above is drawn from the Hippoglossus hippoglossus isolate fHipHip1 chromosome 22, fHipHip1.pri, whole genome shotgun sequence genome and encodes:
- the iqcc gene encoding IQ domain-containing protein C, whose amino-acid sequence is MERRKWEKTLTHFQARARGYLVRREVGRAREDFEDIVNEIDGGLKHLQWTSTVIPIPHFTDTDDPFLRPSSDASEASDPGLDVSTCPRRSRAAPSRDREEAQTLLLQKIEAERDGSKGQAHLFSDCDGDVEGPGQREQEGDKHEEAGESIGDSTTLWSSLELDVNHSHCHQDPQQYCLAQEVPRTPEALRLHRNTLTMELVWLQQAIESRKKYLSLKDRLTIS